In one window of Deltaproteobacteria bacterium DNA:
- a CDS encoding outer membrane lipoprotein-sorting protein, producing the protein MNRMKVTLFTLTSLVFTFALGTNAYAGKTFEELVKLGGNALLQEADDRANPAPDVSRDVKMTLRGGDDAGKEIILKQLTKDGKRTAIRFSKPADLKGMGLVIKSSSEIYVKLPGSKKVRRVAAHARKQGFQGTDFSMDDLKMLRFAPYFDAAVKSQNDKEVMLTLTRKASSDVPYSRIEVVMEKAVLVPRDLTYFDDDGVKVKQQLRSNLKKDSAGYPTYYKGTMTDFTRNHSTDLEVLDQTTNKTISDKTFTKRWLIRGT; encoded by the coding sequence ATGAACCGTATGAAGGTTACATTGTTCACTTTGACTTCTCTTGTTTTTACTTTTGCGCTTGGCACCAACGCCTACGCCGGTAAAACCTTTGAAGAACTTGTTAAGCTCGGCGGCAATGCTCTCTTGCAAGAAGCGGATGACCGGGCCAATCCGGCGCCAGATGTGAGCCGTGATGTGAAGATGACTTTGCGAGGCGGTGACGACGCGGGCAAAGAAATTATCCTCAAGCAGTTGACCAAAGATGGTAAGCGAACGGCGATTCGTTTCTCGAAGCCTGCCGACCTCAAAGGCATGGGTCTTGTTATAAAGAGTTCAAGCGAAATCTATGTGAAACTACCGGGGTCCAAGAAGGTACGCCGGGTTGCTGCTCATGCTCGTAAGCAGGGTTTTCAGGGCACTGATTTTAGCATGGACGATTTGAAGATGCTTCGTTTCGCGCCTTACTTTGATGCTGCGGTTAAGAGCCAGAACGATAAAGAGGTTATGCTTACTCTAACCCGTAAAGCGAGCAGCGACGTTCCGTATTCACGCATTGAAGTGGTTATGGAAAAGGCGGTTCTCGTACCGCGTGACCTCACTTATTTCGATGATGATGGTGTGAAAGTGAAGCAGCAGCTTCGCTCAAACCTAAAGAAGGACAGCGCTGGTTACCCAACTTACTACAAGGGAACCATGACTGATTTCACTCGAAATCATTCTACAGATCTTGAAGTGCTCGACCAGACGACCAACAAAACAATTTCGGACAAGACGTTTACGAAGCGTTGGCTCATCCGGGGGACTTGA
- a CDS encoding SRPBCC family protein yields MPSVAYSTEMSLLPAAIWEFVQEMDNWAPFMLGYQTHEKQTETESMWTLRSDVGAMSRIAKFQVSITEWNGPKKVAFSLTGINEPVKGSGIVTVVELGSDEAEDVSLVTQQRPGFFARFWSKIVGFLVKKSLGAQQIARAAPGSGGGGRSKLTFELAMEAEGPMAPMVNAMITPMLEPMAEQLANKIAEHLEIAHGLQHPTENVG; encoded by the coding sequence ATGCCGTCGGTAGCATATTCAACAGAGATGAGCTTATTGCCGGCTGCGATTTGGGAGTTTGTTCAAGAAATGGACAATTGGGCTCCCTTCATGCTCGGCTACCAGACTCATGAGAAGCAGACCGAGACCGAGTCTATGTGGACACTGCGCAGTGACGTGGGTGCCATGAGCCGGATCGCAAAGTTTCAGGTGAGTATTACCGAATGGAATGGCCCAAAGAAGGTCGCCTTCTCGTTAACGGGTATCAATGAGCCAGTTAAGGGCTCGGGCATTGTCACAGTGGTTGAGCTTGGAAGCGATGAAGCCGAAGATGTTTCTTTGGTGACGCAACAAAGACCGGGATTTTTCGCTCGATTTTGGAGTAAGATCGTTGGCTTTTTGGTGAAAAAGTCGCTTGGAGCTCAGCAGATAGCACGGGCTGCGCCGGGCTCAGGTGGCGGGGGCCGATCAAAGCTCACTTTTGAGCTGGCTATGGAGGCCGAGGGCCCGATGGCACCCATGGTCAACGCTATGATCACTCCAATGTTGGAACCCATGGCAGAGCAGTTGGCCAATAAAATCGCGGAACATCTTGAAATTGCTCATGGTCTTCAGCATCCCACCGAGAATGTTGGATAG
- a CDS encoding MMPL family transporter, producing MREQKGQESIFTRLALLIGGFAGEHCRSSLGIILGLTVILLPSLGQVEYDDDILKFLPEDSPQVSQFQEIGERFQGLNIAMLGVQAPANEDLFTPRRLRELRELTETLTTVEGVSFSSSFMALQDIEVQKSDDGLDDVSVVNDLIPEIPPVDSPEVKVFVEDARKRVLSREHVVGAMISEDGKAALVLGYLKPGTIGKDVADAIRKHADGLLAKNQSDLEIHYGGAPFVGSYIVHTTRDDILRLSLISGCAIIFILILTARSLTGALIALSSVGIGILWVVGLMGLVGEPLTLVSSSLPMLLLALGSAYSIHILVRVFAHLDSGSVDRLTAVREAVREVGPPIFIAGLTSALAFLSFVAMDIAPMRSFGVWMFVGTLVIVFLALVVVPAACVLFPLPVREGGRTPAWALKGMIDGANFVIRKPWLTAVVIGILVGGSWVYMGEGKTHMTMRDFFLEGSEPVLAEDFLEDHLGGSVYMQIQVTGDIKDPLVLMEIDRIATYAAAQPGVTNTQSIMDAMLLAGEALFGERRVPANPDTVRAIAALAEGDPNLRLIVDPKWEHALIHVKVRNENIADALAFAKRLEAVEGASWQVDRVRVTRSTMTDAEAEVERREMISHLVSVLEKDGIQGVSNAALSAALQKEVKAPGADVLLAPVLEQLGKDIINDEMIYLREGATLQAVAPEVAGILTAGMDIEALYQVLWAIADDEDREDPEAFRESVLYIAGNLSALVQGGAVSGRVKDIVAIAGGKVTPSARSALKRVLGVLGDDTASLPKYAVTADRILATVPLKLDVTGTPLVYEGMNVSVQKNQEQSLAISSVLVFLALAVFFRRLSVAFVASVPAGFTLMITFGIMGLSGIPMDVGTSMMTSIAIGIGIDYAVHFIWHYGTPAANETHLALEDSMKATGWGIVVNALEVAIGFALLALGNIVPMRNVGLLTAAAMLVSAFATLILVPALLRWLGPIHSTGSTTS from the coding sequence ATGCGTGAACAAAAGGGCCAGGAGAGCATTTTTACGAGATTGGCACTGCTGATCGGAGGGTTTGCCGGTGAGCACTGCCGTAGTTCGCTCGGTATCATCCTGGGACTCACGGTCATCTTACTGCCCTCACTCGGGCAAGTTGAATACGACGACGATATCCTCAAGTTTCTCCCGGAAGATTCGCCGCAGGTTAGCCAGTTTCAAGAAATAGGTGAGCGCTTTCAGGGCCTCAATATCGCCATGCTTGGTGTGCAGGCACCTGCCAATGAAGACCTATTTACCCCAAGACGACTCAGAGAGCTTCGTGAACTCACAGAAACCCTGACCACGGTGGAAGGCGTTTCGTTCTCATCTAGCTTCATGGCGCTGCAAGATATCGAAGTTCAAAAGTCTGACGATGGCCTTGACGATGTGAGTGTCGTGAATGACTTGATTCCCGAAATACCACCCGTGGATTCGCCGGAAGTGAAGGTCTTTGTGGAAGATGCGCGAAAGCGAGTGCTCTCTCGGGAGCATGTTGTTGGCGCCATGATTTCGGAAGACGGAAAAGCGGCTTTGGTACTTGGCTATCTCAAGCCAGGAACCATCGGCAAAGATGTGGCGGACGCCATACGCAAGCACGCAGATGGGCTTTTAGCGAAGAATCAATCAGATTTAGAAATCCACTACGGCGGGGCACCCTTTGTTGGCTCCTACATCGTTCACACTACCCGCGATGATATTCTGCGTCTCTCGCTGATCTCTGGTTGTGCCATTATCTTTATCCTGATTCTCACGGCTCGAAGCCTAACGGGGGCGCTGATTGCTCTTTCTTCAGTGGGGATTGGAATTCTATGGGTAGTAGGTTTGATGGGGCTTGTGGGCGAGCCGCTAACGCTCGTGTCTTCAAGTTTACCGATGCTCTTGCTTGCATTGGGGAGTGCTTATTCGATTCATATTCTGGTGCGGGTTTTCGCTCACTTGGATTCAGGTTCTGTCGATCGGCTCACTGCTGTCCGCGAGGCGGTTCGCGAGGTGGGTCCGCCAATCTTTATCGCCGGTCTAACCAGCGCTTTGGCATTCTTGTCCTTCGTGGCCATGGATATTGCGCCTATGCGTTCGTTTGGTGTTTGGATGTTTGTGGGAACACTTGTGATTGTGTTTCTGGCACTCGTCGTGGTTCCCGCCGCTTGCGTTCTCTTTCCTTTGCCCGTTCGTGAGGGTGGACGAACCCCAGCTTGGGCCTTGAAGGGCATGATTGACGGTGCCAACTTTGTGATTCGAAAGCCATGGTTAACCGCGGTTGTGATTGGCATTTTGGTGGGCGGTTCTTGGGTTTATATGGGCGAAGGTAAAACCCATATGACGATGCGTGACTTCTTCTTGGAGGGCAGCGAACCGGTTCTGGCCGAAGACTTTCTTGAGGACCATCTCGGTGGCTCCGTCTACATGCAGATTCAGGTTACGGGAGATATCAAAGACCCGTTGGTCTTGATGGAAATTGACCGAATCGCCACATACGCTGCTGCTCAGCCCGGTGTGACCAATACTCAATCTATTATGGACGCTATGTTGCTAGCGGGCGAAGCTTTGTTTGGAGAGCGCCGCGTGCCGGCGAATCCTGATACTGTGCGAGCTATTGCTGCGTTGGCTGAAGGCGATCCCAATCTAAGACTTATTGTCGATCCCAAGTGGGAACATGCATTGATTCACGTGAAGGTGCGAAACGAAAATATCGCCGATGCATTGGCATTTGCAAAGCGCCTGGAGGCTGTTGAAGGTGCTTCCTGGCAAGTAGACAGAGTGCGTGTAACACGCTCTACGATGACAGACGCAGAAGCTGAAGTTGAGCGTCGTGAGATGATTTCGCATCTCGTGTCCGTGCTTGAAAAAGACGGCATCCAAGGTGTGAGTAACGCCGCTTTATCTGCGGCACTTCAGAAAGAAGTCAAGGCACCAGGAGCCGATGTTCTGCTAGCGCCCGTCCTCGAACAACTCGGTAAAGACATCATAAACGACGAGATGATTTACCTGCGTGAGGGAGCAACGCTTCAGGCCGTGGCTCCCGAAGTCGCTGGCATCTTGACCGCGGGGATGGATATTGAGGCGCTGTATCAGGTGTTGTGGGCAATCGCAGATGACGAAGACCGCGAGGACCCAGAGGCCTTCCGTGAAAGTGTGCTCTACATCGCGGGCAACCTGTCGGCGCTGGTTCAGGGCGGAGCAGTCAGTGGCCGCGTGAAAGATATCGTTGCCATTGCTGGCGGGAAAGTAACGCCGAGCGCTCGGAGTGCGCTGAAGCGGGTGCTGGGTGTGTTGGGTGATGACACTGCGTCCTTACCTAAGTATGCGGTGACGGCCGATAGAATTTTGGCGACAGTACCGCTGAAGCTCGATGTGACGGGCACGCCGCTGGTGTACGAAGGCATGAACGTAAGCGTTCAGAAAAATCAGGAGCAGAGCTTAGCAATCTCCTCTGTTCTTGTCTTTTTGGCATTGGCGGTCTTCTTTCGAAGGCTCAGTGTTGCGTTTGTTGCATCGGTTCCGGCTGGTTTTACGCTGATGATTACATTCGGAATTATGGGACTGAGTGGAATACCGATGGATGTTGGAACGTCTATGATGACGTCTATCGCGATTGGTATCGGTATTGATTACGCTGTGCATTTTATTTGGCATTACGGAACGCCTGCAGCCAATGAAACCCACCTTGCACTTGAAGACTCGATGAAAGCAACCGGATGGGGCATTGTTGTTAATGCGCTCGAAGTTGCGATTGGTTTTGCGTTGCTAGCACTGGGGAATATCGTGCCCATGCGCAATGTAGGATTATTAACTGCTGCTGCAATGCTGGTAAGCGCATTTGCAACACTTATCCTCGTGCCCGCGCTATTAAGGTGGCTTGGGCCAATTCATTCAACAGGGAGTACCACCTCATGA
- a CDS encoding acyl-CoA synthetase codes for MAELGFWNVAQKHPDRLALVTPDEEQLTFGQLLSSCNQLVHGMRAMGLKKGDTIATVLDNEAPVLEIFLAAAQAGIYVVPINYHLVAPEIAYIAEDSEAKIFICNENFADTCHEALETFGFPKEGRFTTGSDPRFKALSTLKDGQPDTLPDDRAPGTVMNYTSGTTGRPKGVRRPIPSIDPDTMGEQLGMFLMLFGMQAIDGVHLCGSPLYHTAVLNFSTYSLHMGHTVVIMGKWQPEDHLRLSETYKVTHSHMVPTQFHRLLGLPDAIKTKYDLSSYRHMIHSAAPCPVETKKKMLDWWGPCVYEYYAASEGGGTLVTPEQWLKKPGSVGTPWPISQIRVLDDEGEPCKPGDIGTVFIRMGDMTFEYHGDKDKTKKAWSDGFFTVGDAGYLDEDGFLFLCDRKADMIISGGVNIYPAEIEAVLFQFPQVADVAVFGVPHEEWGEQVKAVIEMDANDAQNQELADTILSFCQKNLAKYKCPKSVDFIENMPRDPNGKLMKRKLRDPYWEGRERMI; via the coding sequence ATGGCAGAATTAGGATTTTGGAACGTAGCTCAAAAACACCCCGACCGACTCGCACTCGTCACACCAGACGAAGAGCAGTTAACATTTGGGCAACTGCTGAGCTCTTGTAATCAACTGGTCCACGGCATGCGTGCGATGGGGCTTAAAAAAGGCGACACCATTGCAACCGTGCTCGATAACGAAGCACCGGTCCTCGAAATATTCCTAGCCGCCGCTCAAGCCGGTATCTACGTGGTACCTATCAACTATCACCTCGTTGCCCCTGAGATTGCCTATATTGCAGAAGACTCTGAGGCTAAAATCTTCATCTGTAATGAAAACTTTGCAGACACCTGCCATGAAGCTCTCGAGACGTTTGGCTTTCCGAAAGAAGGACGCTTCACGACCGGCAGCGACCCACGCTTCAAAGCTCTGTCTACGCTCAAGGATGGCCAGCCTGACACACTTCCCGACGACCGGGCTCCCGGCACTGTGATGAATTATACTTCAGGTACCACCGGACGGCCCAAAGGTGTACGACGACCAATTCCATCCATCGATCCTGATACGATGGGTGAACAACTTGGTATGTTCCTGATGCTCTTTGGTATGCAGGCGATAGACGGCGTCCATCTCTGTGGCTCCCCTCTTTATCACACAGCGGTACTAAACTTCTCAACCTACAGTCTCCATATGGGACATACAGTCGTCATCATGGGCAAATGGCAACCAGAGGACCATTTACGGCTTAGCGAAACCTACAAAGTAACGCACAGCCATATGGTACCGACCCAATTTCATCGGCTGCTCGGCTTACCGGATGCCATCAAAACAAAATACGACCTTTCCAGTTACCGGCATATGATTCATAGCGCCGCACCATGTCCTGTAGAAACGAAGAAAAAGATGCTCGACTGGTGGGGGCCGTGTGTTTACGAATATTACGCAGCATCTGAAGGCGGCGGCACACTCGTTACGCCAGAGCAATGGTTGAAAAAACCAGGAAGCGTTGGCACTCCATGGCCTATCTCGCAAATCCGTGTTCTCGACGATGAAGGTGAGCCCTGTAAACCCGGAGATATAGGCACGGTCTTTATTCGAATGGGCGATATGACCTTCGAATATCATGGCGACAAAGATAAAACGAAAAAGGCGTGGAGCGATGGCTTTTTCACCGTAGGTGATGCCGGCTATTTAGACGAAGATGGCTTTCTCTTCCTCTGCGATCGAAAGGCCGACATGATCATCAGCGGAGGAGTTAACATCTATCCCGCAGAAATTGAGGCAGTCTTGTTTCAATTCCCACAAGTTGCTGATGTTGCGGTCTTTGGAGTTCCCCATGAGGAATGGGGAGAACAAGTAAAAGCCGTCATTGAGATGGATGCTAACGATGCTCAGAATCAAGAGCTGGCTGATACTATTTTATCCTTCTGCCAAAAAAATCTAGCGAAGTATAAATGCCCCAAAAGCGTGGATTTCATAGAAAATATGCCGCGTGATCCAAACGGCAAACTCATGAAGCGAAAGCTTCGAGACCCCTACTGGGAAGGCCGCGAGCGAATGATTTAA
- a CDS encoding SnoaL-like domain-containing protein produces MPDAKQVKTALQGYIDGWKNADREAWLALFAKDAVLIDPVGAEPNTGLEAIAAFWDRIHELPMSYEPVVHRIVACGDEGLLVFKMISRPEGSNGGMTMEIVDTFTINDDGKITQLKAYWDNGCMGMLN; encoded by the coding sequence ATGCCAGATGCAAAACAAGTAAAGACTGCCCTTCAAGGATATATTGATGGCTGGAAAAATGCCGACCGCGAGGCTTGGCTTGCCCTCTTCGCCAAGGATGCAGTTCTGATAGATCCAGTGGGCGCGGAACCCAATACCGGCCTAGAAGCCATCGCGGCATTTTGGGACCGTATCCATGAACTTCCGATGAGCTACGAGCCCGTGGTGCACCGTATCGTTGCTTGCGGTGATGAAGGCCTCTTGGTCTTTAAGATGATTTCCCGCCCCGAAGGCAGCAACGGCGGCATGACCATGGAAATCGTGGACACCTTCACCATTAATGACGACGGCAAGATTACCCAGCTTAAAGCGTATTGGGACAATGGCTGTATGGGCATGCTTAACTAA
- a CDS encoding FAD-binding protein, giving the protein MASRPAQWDLEVDVLSVGSGLGGLSSAIVAHDAGKKVAVLEKAPKLGGVCAYSGGEVFVPGNHKMREEGVAEAEGGGQPYFQFLSGGYNDKELLRKLLEVGPQAAEYFEENAGLKWKIIKNFPDYHHPHAPGTLPHGRYLEVEMFDGKELGEWQQKVYSSPHMPLGITHDELFSWGGLSNILLWDFNLMGSRIMADQRGFGPGMMAYFVKAAMLERGIPAYLNCPAVELVVEGGRVIGVKASKEGEDFYVGAKDGVILGIGGYDWNQELAKYFEHLPEWQSMCLPHIDGDNIRLGSDAGAGHAGVPSFNLAMFFGFHIPGEEHDGKPLWRASWEGGYPHAIWVNKKGERFCDESFYRDYLPRTRQWDGCEQSQPNFPPFLIFDQNFRDKYPLATYMPGQPVPEELAVQAETLEELATKLGVDAETFVETVSHFNKHAEDGVDPDFKRGRYPWANMMIGDKNRKNPNLGPLNKPPYYGMRLTPVGAGVNAVGLKTNEHAQVVHTRGQVIEGLYAVGNSAAVIDTGAGYQSGIANLRGMTWGYVAGRHAAGVV; this is encoded by the coding sequence ATGGCAAGCAGACCAGCTCAATGGGATTTAGAAGTCGATGTACTTTCGGTGGGTTCGGGCCTTGGTGGACTTAGCTCTGCGATTGTGGCGCATGATGCCGGCAAAAAGGTCGCAGTTCTGGAAAAAGCTCCCAAACTCGGCGGTGTATGTGCTTATTCGGGCGGTGAAGTGTTCGTTCCGGGGAATCACAAGATGCGTGAAGAAGGTGTCGCAGAAGCCGAGGGTGGTGGACAGCCTTACTTTCAGTTCTTGTCGGGTGGATACAACGATAAAGAGCTGCTGCGTAAGCTATTAGAAGTGGGGCCTCAGGCGGCGGAGTACTTCGAAGAGAATGCAGGCTTGAAGTGGAAGATCATTAAGAACTTCCCAGACTATCATCACCCACACGCACCAGGAACATTGCCCCACGGCCGATATTTAGAAGTTGAGATGTTCGACGGCAAAGAACTCGGTGAATGGCAGCAGAAAGTTTACTCATCTCCTCATATGCCACTTGGGATTACCCATGACGAACTCTTCTCATGGGGAGGCCTATCAAACATCTTACTTTGGGACTTTAATCTCATGGGCAGCCGAATCATGGCCGATCAGCGTGGATTTGGCCCAGGGATGATGGCCTATTTCGTGAAAGCGGCGATGCTCGAAAGAGGTATTCCTGCCTACCTGAACTGCCCGGCAGTGGAATTGGTGGTTGAAGGGGGCCGAGTGATTGGTGTGAAAGCTTCTAAAGAAGGTGAAGACTTTTATGTGGGCGCTAAAGACGGCGTTATTCTGGGTATTGGCGGATACGATTGGAATCAAGAGCTTGCTAAATATTTCGAGCATCTTCCGGAGTGGCAAAGCATGTGTTTGCCGCATATTGACGGCGACAACATTCGGCTTGGCTCAGATGCCGGCGCAGGGCATGCAGGTGTCCCTTCGTTTAACTTAGCAATGTTCTTTGGTTTTCATATTCCAGGAGAAGAGCACGATGGGAAGCCCTTATGGCGGGCATCGTGGGAGGGTGGTTACCCCCATGCTATCTGGGTCAACAAAAAGGGCGAGCGGTTTTGTGATGAGTCTTTCTACCGAGATTATTTGCCACGTACCCGTCAATGGGATGGCTGTGAGCAAAGCCAGCCAAACTTTCCTCCTTTTTTAATCTTCGATCAGAACTTTAGAGATAAGTACCCGTTGGCGACTTATATGCCAGGCCAGCCGGTTCCGGAGGAGCTTGCAGTTCAAGCAGAGACTCTCGAAGAACTTGCGACCAAACTTGGAGTAGATGCTGAAACTTTTGTAGAAACAGTTTCTCATTTTAATAAACACGCAGAGGATGGGGTCGACCCCGACTTCAAACGTGGCCGCTACCCGTGGGCCAATATGATGATTGGCGACAAGAACCGAAAGAATCCTAATTTGGGACCTCTTAATAAACCTCCCTATTACGGGATGAGGCTGACTCCGGTTGGAGCTGGAGTAAATGCGGTTGGCCTGAAGACCAATGAGCATGCCCAAGTTGTTCACACTCGGGGTCAGGTTATCGAGGGGCTCTATGCTGTTGGTAATTCCGCTGCTGTGATCGATACGGGGGCAGGTTACCAAAGTGGTATTGCAAACCTACGCGGGATGACATGGGGCTATGTGGCCGGCCGTCATGCAGCAGGGGTGGTTTAG
- a CDS encoding crotonase/enoyl-CoA hydratase family protein, with product MSADPTLLIEQDGHVATVTLNRPEAVNAFDLEMLCRMWDAWQQLDNDPEVRCVILTGAGGNFCSGADLKMMHGNQEDNPWHAKFKADPDLHWKALLRHYDLKKPLIAAIEGVAVGGGTEIIQATDIRVAAEGATLGLTEPKWGLFPLGGSTTRLPRQIPYTMAMDVLLTGRMLSAQEALSMGLVGHVVPKGEALAKAKKLASKIAANGPLAVQAIKKAAKEGLQMSEQDSLQNGLKIGSEIVFKSEDAREGPKAFAEKRKPNFKGC from the coding sequence ATGTCAGCCGATCCAACACTGCTAATCGAACAAGATGGTCATGTAGCGACCGTAACCCTGAACCGCCCCGAGGCGGTGAACGCATTTGACTTAGAGATGCTTTGCCGGATGTGGGATGCGTGGCAACAGTTAGACAATGACCCGGAAGTTCGCTGTGTGATTCTTACAGGAGCTGGCGGTAACTTCTGCTCGGGTGCCGACTTAAAAATGATGCACGGTAATCAGGAAGATAATCCGTGGCATGCGAAATTCAAGGCAGACCCAGATCTTCATTGGAAAGCCCTTCTACGACATTACGACCTGAAAAAGCCTCTGATCGCAGCGATTGAAGGTGTGGCGGTCGGTGGTGGTACCGAAATCATTCAGGCCACGGATATTCGAGTCGCTGCCGAAGGGGCAACGCTCGGTTTAACTGAACCGAAATGGGGTTTGTTTCCTCTTGGTGGATCAACCACCCGGTTACCGCGGCAGATCCCTTACACGATGGCCATGGATGTTTTGCTAACGGGCCGAATGTTGAGTGCGCAGGAAGCTCTATCGATGGGGCTTGTTGGGCACGTTGTTCCAAAAGGGGAAGCATTGGCAAAGGCGAAGAAACTCGCCTCGAAGATAGCGGCCAACGGCCCTCTAGCGGTTCAGGCTATTAAAAAGGCAGCTAAAGAAGGCCTCCAAATGAGCGAGCAAGACTCGTTGCAAAATGGTCTAAAAATTGGTTCTGAAATTGTCTTTAAAAGCGAGGACGCGAGAGAAGGGCCGAAGGCCTTTGCAGAGAAGCGCAAGCCCAATTTCAAAGGATGCTAG